A region of the Hydra vulgaris chromosome 12, alternate assembly HydraT2T_AEP genome:
AAAATGAAGTGATTCAATGTTTAAgccaaaatttagaaaaaacattattattcgAAATAAATGAATCTgcctttttttctattatagttGACACAACTCAAGATGTATCTAGAAAAGaacaattaagtttaatttttcgATACGTTCACATAGTGCGCAAACAGGACACTCAACCTTGTCAATTAGAgattaaagaaacatttttgggtttttatgaaataaaggaTCATTCGGCAGTAGGTTTAACCAatcaattgttattattgcttgAAAATAAAggaatagatttaaaaaagtgcCGTGGTCAAGGATTTTTATATCGGCATTCATAACGgagttcagaaaaaaataaacaatattcagCCATCTGCACAATATGTTCATTGTGCGAGTCACAATTTAAACCTGGTTATAAATGATGCTGTTTCTGGTTgtagagaagtaaaaaaattttttataactttacaaGAAATTTACTCCTTTTTTGGCAACAGTATTAAAAGATGGGATTTGGTATCAAATTTTAGCGAGGAACCCAACAAGATggtcttcaaaaattaaacccAACAAGATGgtcttcaaaaattaattctttattaGCTCTAAAGTTACGCTTTTTAGATATAGTTAAAACTTTAACTGAAATTTCTGTAAAATATTcgaaaagagtagaacaaactGAAGCTCTAAAATTAAGGgacaaaatatcaaactttgaatttgtttttatttgcgtCATTATGTATCACATATTAACGAATGTAAATTATGCttcaaaaaacttacaaaaaaagtaCATAGATCTATACGAAGCGGCCACGTTATTTGGTACACTGAAATTCAAGTTAAAAGATTTTCGATCAAATTacgatttatttaaattagaggCTGTTACTATTTGCAGTAAGTGGAAAACAAAGCCAACATTGAAGGTTAAGAGACAATCCAAATATGCGAGACATTTTGATGATTTAAGTGGAAGTCATTTAAACGAATGCActgaaaaaagatttcaaattaatgtattttatagAACCATAGATATTGTTAACGTGCAAATAAGTGATAGATTTACTGGAATGGAAAAactttcaaatctttttaattttttgcaacctcaaaatttaataaaattgtctGAAGATGATCTAATTAAATCAGCTAAATTATTGCAACATAGTTACCCAGACGATTTGACAAAACATTTTCCAACCCAATTAATTAATGCaatcacttttattaaaaatgacatcGCAGAAGCAACTACATTAAAAGATT
Encoded here:
- the LOC136088248 gene encoding uncharacterized protein LOC136088248 produces the protein MYHILTNVNYASKNLQKKYIDLYEAATLFGTLKFKLKDFRSNYDLFKLEAVTICSKWKTKPTLKVKRQSKYARHFDDLSGSHLNECTEKRFQINVFYRTIDIVNVQISDRFTGMEKLSNLFNFLQPQNLIKLSEDDLIKSAKLLQHSYPDDLTKHFPTQLINAITFIKNDIAEATTLKDLADILFIKYSFMECDFSDVNTAILLLMTIPMTVASAERSFSKLKIIKSYLRNSMSQKRLKHCAILAIENEKGQTLELDKVIAEFANKKARKVYI